GTGCATAGGACTTTTCTGCATTGCGTAACCGTTGTGCTGCTGGCCCTCTGCgcaaggatgaaattcacccagaGAACACAGCAAGAGACATTTGGATGAATAATCTAGTTTCGGTTTTAAATAGATTCCATTAAGATTAATCAAATGGTTTGAAAACCTACTTGGAGCGTTATGGCTATGAAGAAGCTGAGCAAAAGTATCAATATTGTCTTTTTGGACTAAAGCTCAAGACAGAGATTTCTCACCTTTTGTCAACATGTTATCTTTTCTCAATCCTCACCACTTGCATATCCTTTCACAGCTGTCCAGTTAATATCCAGATACAAAATTAGGTACAAACCACTTCAATTAACTTTCGGGCAATTCTGATATTTTTCCTAACGCATAATCTTTTCAGCACAtgcctttttttaataaatggctGTAATGAGTGAAATCGTTTCTTTACAGGATAATGCAGCACTGGACCACTTAACTGTCTCTGTGCAGGCAGTTTTGTGACACAGTGCCTCATCCATTAATGGTTAATTAGATCACTTGACTTATGGATTGTATGGATTGAATTAGCAGGTCAGTGTATCATCCCATTACAATTTCATCGAGGAGAAAACTTGACCTGAAAACCACAGAAAAAAAGACAGCAATTTTTTCCCTGAAGCAAGTAAGTAATTTAAGTCCCAGATTTTGAAATAATCTGCTTCAGGGGAAGAAATtctttttggactttgttttctGTGCAGGTCACATGTAACTTATGAAGTGTGTACTTTAATTGAGGCACAGTTTTTGCAGAATGGCCTATATGGCCATTCTGCTTTAAATCCGAACAGGGTGCTGATCGCAAATTCTTTCTTCTTTCTCCATATTGGTAAGTTCATATTTCTCATACATATCCGTGTCTTCTTCCAGCTGTGTATCTGAATGGtgaatttcaataaaaataatataggtAACAGCTCCAATTACTCCTCCCATCATAGGTGCAACCGTAGGAACCCACCACCAGTTATTTCCAGCCCtgtaagaaagaaaaacagaattaTGGTTCACTGTGTTGCTAATATTGTATCTATTGTTTGGCAGCTGAGTTATAAACGCTGTATGGTGGTATTGACTTTACTGCAATATTTTGTATAGCTAGAATGCCTATCACAGTGAGGTTTTTGTATCATATCTTGTGGTAAATGTTTACTTTGACCTAATGTTTCTGTAGATTGGTGACAACCATTATCTTCCTGCGCACACTCTGGTTGAAATATACTAACAACCGCCTGGGCCATAGGTCGATTACTGTATATGTTCTTTAGAAAATAGGCTTCCTAACTACCAGACCCTTAGCAGATGGGGAATTTGGGAAAGCTGAAATTTGTTGGCTTGTAGTGAAATTAAATGACACACATTTTGTGCACTACATTGTCAGATTATGAACACACATTAATGGGCAGCTGGAAACATCAAGTGTGATGATTGCACAGGTATGTCTCAATTTTTCTGCTTACATGAGGAatgatttgcaggatcaggccctatattcaCATAGTATATAATATTTTGCTTGAGAAGCGTAGTATGTTATGGGTGTTTTGAAAAGTATAGTTTAAAATACTAAAGTGTAAAGTATATTATGTTTGACTAGAGTGGTCAAGATTCAAGTTTCATAAGGAAGTTTATTATCTCTGTTTTAAAGGTGTGAGGTTTTCTTTCAGTAATAGTTAAAAAAGATGCTGGCCTAAAACTGAGCCGTATTATAATTGCAGTACCCTGATGGAAACCCTTGTAGAATCTAAGGGTGAAATTTtggttccattaaagtcaatggaaattttgccattgatttcaatggggctgggTCTATGGGTAATACAGGAAGCTACTATATGTGTGTATCCTAGACATATTCACTTAACAGCAGCAGTTAATTCTGAGCACTGGTCCCGGAGCTCTGATGATATACTCAACTGTGCTGGTATAATGAGCTGTTTTGGCTCAATAACATGATATATCAATTGAAGATGTGATTCTCAAGGAGAAAAGAGTCACTTACATTTAATGCATACTGGAAATGAAGAGGGAACGTATTTTCCCCAATACAAAAAGATAAATTAATTTGAGAAAGGATTTTATTGGAAGACGATTCTAGGAGATTACTACAAACAATGgcaaatctaattttaaaattatataaataattGCTCAGTGCATGACAGCATAATTTTATGTGGAAGTGAATTTATGTTTAGCCACAGTACAAGTACAGTGGTATTTGTTGCAGTCTTCACAATGTCCATTTCATGAAATTATTCTTCCTTTACTCAGTCTTTATGCCATAGTCTGGAGTTCCTCCTTTGGAGTTGTTAAGATCTTGCTAGAGGGTGCAAAATAGTCCTTGACATTGTCCTACTGAGTTTTGGCTCCATTCATTGCTCATACTTGAATGGCCGTCTGGGCTCTGGATTGCTGTGACAAGGTGTACTCAGTAGTTTTTGTGCCGTTGATCTACACATGCAAAACTCCAACTGTGTcttgcatgtgtgtgcatgtcGCTGTTCCAAACAAAGCCAGTGAAGATGGGACCCTGGTGCTCTCTATTTTATCTTCTCTAAATTATGGCCCTTACTTGCACTGGACAACTGAAGTTCTGGCATTTTCCCTCCTGCTAGGAGGGTGCAAGAGCAGTTGCCCTGGAGCTGATGCCAAAACTAAACGGAGATCAGGACATGCTTGAGTTGTGAGTTGCCATTACCTTCTGTCATCCTCCACTGAAACAGAGACAAGTACTCTGTGACATCCCTTAGCTCCATTGATGCACATTTAGTTCTCCTATTGCCCAGCATACAGCTGTGCTGCCAGGTCAGAAGGAAATCATCCAATTATGTCTTTGTGATGATAAAGTATTTTCTCTACCACTACTACTAAAGGGACACATTCTGTCCACTTTATTCATGCAACTGAAGACTAAGGGAGCTTGCAGGTAGTTACCTCTGCTGCAGATCAGGGCAAAAGAGAACACAGTGGATGCAGAGCTGACAAAGCTGATGCCTATGCTTTCTTTTCTGCAGCCTCTGGCTCAGGGAGCATGGTATAGGTGAGGAGCAGGAGTGGCTGAAATACACTGCACTCTGGTCATCTCCAGCTGGTTCATGGTCCTTTGGGGAGCTGTAATTAGCTCAGTAATAGCTCCACACTTTGCTACATCCAAAACTGGGCAAAGCAGAAAATCTGCTGGAAGCGgaggccagtacatcccttggcccgcgccgcttccagcagctcccattggcctggagcaatgaaccgtggccactaggagctgcaatcggccgaacctgtggacggagcaggtaaacaaaccggcccggcccgccaggggctttccccgcacaagcggtggaacaagtttgggaaccactgccttatgtAGTTCCTCTGGACTTCTCCAGAACAGAACTGGTTTTAGTTAATGCTGTTTGGTAATTGCATCATTCAAACCAGACATGTCAACAGAGATGTGTGTAGGCAGTAGATATCTGAGTGCTACCTATAACCTTTAAATAGGAGAAGTTGATAGATGATAAATCCCTAAAGCTTCAGTATGGAAATATCAGGACTGATCTCTTGCAGCTAGCCACCAGAGGGCACTATTACTACACaatataactaaaaaaaaaaacccaacacaaagGAATTCTGATCTGAAGAGGGCACTgggtggcttgaaagcttgtctctctctccaacagaagttgatccaataaaagacattgcctcacccaccttgtctctctaaaggaATTCAGAGGCAGTTTCAGGGGAGTCTAAATACACTGCAGATGTAATATTGAAAGGAACAGTACTGGCTGCACAGCTCATACAGAACTTTCAGTCTGCTAGTCAGTGAAATGCTAACATCTCTAAAGGAAACACTGCGTGCTTACCTAGCCTTTCGGAATCATCGTGGGCCCTGGTTAAAAAGAAAGGTATGATAAACACAGGGGGGGAAAATTCCACTGCTGCTAGATAGTTTCAGATATTGTAGCAAAATACTCATCTGTAGCAATGTCGCTCATCACCTCTTCACATTTTGTTAACCTGCCAGCTAATCAATTGCAAGGTTGAGCATTTGTATCTGaatctctgtcccctcccccccccccccccccgccactgtaaCCAGAACTGTTAGTGGAAACCATGTTTAAGCATGGCTGTTAAGCATTATTGCCCTGTTCAGAGGGATAAACCTTGAAAACTTTGGCTTTCTGTTGAGACAGCAGACTTCAATAGGACCTACTTGTCTGAGTAAGTTATCCAAACTGTACTACAGACAACCCTCTCTGTCCCCCTCTGAAGTATACAGAATGGTTTGACAACACATTTCTAACATGGGTTAGGCAAAACCAAATCTGTCCACAATGATTATAGAAatcctgccactgacctgcttaCAATATTATTCAAACTTCAGCATATTCAAGACCTTATCTGTATTCTGCAACCAACATACTGTACCTAAGTTTTAGCCCAGTTATGTAACACTCTATGTAACTTTCTGTACTCCAACTTGGAACTATGTTGTAAATGGGTAAGGGAACAAGCATGTTGTAACTGGTTCCCCAGTTACAGCTGTAGGGTAAATGAGGACAGAGAGGAAGATGTCCTACTTAATTTATATGTCTCTAAGACTGCTCAGATTATTTTTTCTTGTGGTTTCAAAGATCTGCTGCCAGACATTCTGTGCTCTCCCTTTTAAATGCTCAATATGATCTTTTCAGTGTGGATATATTTCCCACCTGACTATAAATCCCAAGCAACACTAGCAGAAATAATCTGAAACAGGTAAAGAATGCATTTTCTTCTGAGCATAGTTTTCCTgtagattttaaaatacaaatgtgtATGACACCTCATATGAGGAGAGGGGAGTTCCTAGGGAGTCTATGATTAGATTACTGTATGACAAGGCTTCCCAACCTTCTCCAGCAAAATTGCCTATTTATAATGAAAGTTTTTTTTCCGGATATGAAATCTTACATTGCATGTGCTCCATTTTTTAGAAGGCAGTATTgtccagtggatagagcactggcctggaactcaggagacctggaatctattcccagctctgccactggcctgttgggtgaccctgggcaagtcatttcacaggcactctgtgcctcagtttccctgtctggaaAATGGGGTAATGATACTGGCCTCTTTTTATAGatattttgagatctatggatagaAAAACTTGCTACATAAGAGCTGTGTAGTAGTATTAAATGTCTTTGTATGGACTATTAGGTGCTCTGGATATTTATCCTGTAGATATCTAGGGGCTTTAAGCAGTTGTGGTGAGTACTTGGGATTCCTACCTGTACATAATTAGCAATACAAAACTAACCAACCAGAGGAGCCTGCTCCTGAAGAAAGATTTGAAAACAGCGCTGTTTGTGTATGTACAAAAGAGGCACCTGGATACAACTGGTTACAGGTGAGCTTTGCTTTTGGTATGTGCACATGGCTAACTGTGTGCCTAGCCAGCTCAGTGTGTACAAACCAGAGATTTGAGAGTGCATGCTGAAACATGAAAACTAAGGAGGCATCACACAGcctaaaaatcaggcctttagATTTTTCATATTTCTGCAATTACATGCATTCAACTCTCAAATAACAGTCCAAATCAGCCTGATCTATTTATGTTGTTTTCAGCATTATTGCTGCCagattggtcccaggatattagagagccaaGGTAGGAGAgataatatctgttattggaccaacttctgtgaaagagacaagcttccgagcttacacagagttcttcttacctttcccagacctgaagaagagcgctgtgtaAGCTCGGagacttgtctctttcacccccagaagttggtccaatgaaagacattacctcacccaccttgtctgatCTAGCTATGGCTTTTAGTGCACCTATCACTGTACTAATTACTGACTCTCTACAGCAGTTTTTGTTCTTTATGAAAACTGTCGTGAGAGAAGAAAGCATTTCCTTTATGCTATTTGCAGTGTTATCTGAGACCCCATACTATTTTAGGAGAGTCTGTCTGAAACTGTACCTGGTTTTTGAGGAAATGCAAGTTTTATTTTCTAGATGTGCCGAAAATCCTCATTAAGGCAAGGTACTTTATCACATGTCAAACTTCAAGTACATGAATAGACTTCACTGGGATTATTTCATATGCAGGTGAGTATGGTATGTGCTGAAGTACCAGGCTTGATCAGGGTCTTAATCATTCAGCAGAACACTTAACAGGGATATATTCACATCCCACTGATGCAAGAATTACTTACGTGAATACTTCAAAACCCCATCCTGCTATAGCTGTGAAAATCCTTGGACTTAGGTCCCTCGCTGGGTTCATGGCACAGCCACTGTTCATTCCCAAAGAACAAGTGAGCAGAAGGATAAGAAGTCCAACTGCAATTGGTTCCAAGCCCTTTGGTACGCCCATATTTTTGGTGTCAAAAATAGCAAAGACAATCAGAACAAGAAGAGCTGTTGACATCACCTGTCcaatgaaaagaaaatatattgaataaatatatatataagctCTAAATAAAGAGGGGGCCTTCTGGATCAGAATCTGAACTTCCCCCAAATTTGGTGAAGTTTGGATTTGATGATCAGATTCATTCCACTACGGAGAGAGGACAGAGCAGCCCAGTTGTGATCCCACTGTCCCTATAGTTCAAGGTGATAGGAATACGGTCTGGTTTGTCCCTTATTAGCAGTAAgcatccaaaataaaaaaaatccaactccaCCCAAATGTTCATCATTTGCAAACACATAATAGAAAGGTGCCCGAGCAATAATAGataaaaaaatactgaaaaatgcaAGCAGAGAAATGCAATGTAAACTGAAGCTGCTGGTACCTGGTAGATCACATTCCTTTATGCAATGATTTTGCCCGCACAAAACTAATTGCTTCATATTTCTGCTTTGCTCAGCAGTCCCTGTTGCACATTTTGATAGTCAGTCAAAGTGACTATTTAAACACAACATCCATGCATATTAAAAATGTTGCTACAGAACCATTTGCTGATGATGGGCTTAATCCTGCAGACTCTGtacaggcaaaacttccattagtCAGCCCAGTGTGCTTACCTGGAAATGTATCCAGGGTTGCTTTACTTGCTGTCTAGGATGCttctgaagaagaaaaatcaCCTTTCCCACCCACTGAGTACTTCATACAGTCACAAGTAGCTCTGCTTGATTCTAGTTAACTTtatgtaaagtgtgtgtgtgtacatagacACAAAGGATGAGACTGTCTAAACAGAAAGCAAAGGACAAATCTTAGAAATGTAGAGAAGGAAGTGGCAAGATTTGTTTACAAGCCTGAACAAgtggagcaggagagagagagagaaagagagatgtcCCCCAGTGTCTGAGGACTCATCTACGATCAGGTTTTTGTAGTAATTTAGCTATTTTGGTTAAGAGTGTGATATTTTTTACTGATATCATTAAATTAGTACAACTCCTAATTTGGTAAATTTtatataccagtataaaggtgacTTATGCAGATACAGCTTACTCCCCTaaatttacagtttaaaaaaagagagcgaAAGAACCTTTATTCTGGTATTACATCCAAAACCTACATTTAAAGAACAATATGTTTActaagttaagcactcaaaagttttcaaaagttaggaaatgccagaattttcattgcctgtacaaccttaatttgggCCCTTTGTGCATATGATTTATGACATAATTTTTAATAGAGCTGCATGGAAAAACTTTGACAAAACAGTTTTCTGTGAGAAAAGACAGTTCTGACAAAATCAAAATACTTTGGAAAATTGGGCAATGTCCCCAAATTTTATTTTGGAGAAAAACCTgtgtgggtggaggggtgggagagttCTGACAGTGTCAAAACATCCAATGTTGACATTTTTGgaaagaattatttatttatttatttatttattatttgctttgaaatgacttttcattttgaaattttttggtaTGTCatgtatttaatataaaataaaaatttacttTGTTGCAAAATATTGATCAatacactattttttaaaaaaattcttttgcaCAGAATTTTGGAATGTTCAGGGTTTGTTCAGATTTGAAATGAAGCcatgttttgaaaatttcaaaatccttCACCAAATGGAATTTTCATTCTTTTGATAGCTCTGGTGGATCCTCTCAATTTTTCTTTAATCATCAAAAATTTGTGCGGAGTGGGGTGAAGAGGCATCTATGAGGGAGTTAAAGGTAAGAAATAAATGACTGTGGTTCTAGGGGTAAACTGCTATTTAGCAAGGGATAACATACATGTACCAaatgggccagaaccccagcaGGTATAAATTGGTGTACTCCCCTGGAGACAGGGGAGCAGTGctgatttgcatcagctgaggatctggctcaatacACTGACAAACATAAAATAGTAGAAGAATTCCAAAGACCGTGTGGATAAGAATAGCTGTTACCTGGGTTTTAACATGGCTCTCACAGCTGGAAAGAGCAATTTTAAAGAGTTTTGCTAgcaatctagggtgaccagacagcaaatgtgaaaaatcgggacggggtggcgggtaataggaacctatataagaaaaagaccccaaaattgggcctgtctctataaaatgggggcatctggtcaccctattgcaATCTGAATGAAATTTTCTCTCTGCAAACGGTCATATCTTGTCATTACTATAATGCATAACAAGGAGTGACCAAAATGATAAACTTGGCCACAGTTGTTAGAATTTTAAtcgttgggtttttttattggcCAATTTtatgtttttcaacattttgtttCTACAATCAAGACAACAAATGTAACAAgactaggtttttttgtttttctctgtgtACTTACTTGATCTGCAAATCCACTTATCAGGGACAGATGTGGAGCTGGATAGGTTGCAAAAATATGTGCGGTTGCATTAGATCCTGTAACTATAAGCTCTCCACCACTGTAGTTCATGAATGCATCTACAGAAAACATATCCATTGCCTGGTTATGCTTACTTATCAACATTACATACAGTGGGAATTGCACATCACATTCTCATTTGGAAACTATTGAATCCTGTTTTATTTATGGCTGAGGAAtgataaaaccacctccacagtGTCTCATTTCTGCTCCTGTGCATTCAGGCACTGCAGTGCACCTCTTGTCTCTTACGTTCCATCTTTCAAATCCAGGCTCATGTGTTCTTTCTTTCTGATTGCTGCCCCAAACCAGTACTTGGGAAAGTTTCCTGGTCttgaaaacatttatattgttcTGCAAAATGTTTCTAGACCTGACATGACATCTTCAGATATCTGATTTCAGCAGCATTCTGATTTTACTGTTGTAAAACCATTCAGGTTACCAGCAGCCAGGGAATAATGCCACATTACTTTTTTCATTACATTATGTTATACAGTCCCTTGCTGGGGTGAAGGAACGCTCCTGAGAGATCTCTGGCCCCAAAAGAGCTTGCATTCCCTGCTCTGTGTGAGGGCTTTACTTCAACCAACTGCCAGAAATTTCTTCTGATACCTGAACATCTGCCAGCCTGGAAAAGGGAGTCACTTCTCTCAGATGTGGCCATTCCCCAgccaaagagctcagctccctggAAGACCCTGCTTGGTGCCATGGGAGTTGGTGCCTTATTACTCTTAATTTCTCTATCTAATTTAGTGTTTACCAATGTCTTCAGAGTTGCATTCCTTTCCCAAATTATAGTCCCTCCTAAAAGAAGGGCTAAAGCCTAAAAGAAATGGCTCTCTCATTTTCCTAGTCATCCAAcgtactttttcttttaaatagcagACAGAACACGGTTAGGTCTCTCTTATCTTTTTATCTGTACGTAAAGTATTACCACTTCTAGCATTGGTCTTCATGAtggccaagatttttttaaagtgacttgtGATCGATTCTTGGGTGCTAAACCTGAGACACCTTTTAGGGACCTGATTATCACCATGTGCTAAGCACCCACCCTGTGAAAGTCAggtccctttaaggtgtctcaagtcagACATCCAAAACACccctcagttttgaaaatcttggctgagAAGGGAATATCTTATTGTTACACTACAGCTGTAGTATGGTGTTGTGGGGAAAACTCATTAGGACCGAAAGAAATGAGGAATCCATTATATGTATCAAAATAAGGTATTTTAATGTAAAGCTTTCTGTAATTTGACTTATAAAATTTGAGGTAACAAAATTCTGGTCCTAAAGATCCAGCTTTCCAGATTTTCTGCCTGGATCCTAACCTGGAATGAGCTCTTACTAGAACTGGGTCAAACTTGGGCTGGGCTCCAAGGCCATGGAAACCTGCCTGAATAGTTCCCTTGCTCCACCTTCCTTTTGCTTCAGCCAGTCTGCCACCCTCCACTGCccatgtggtggggtgggagattcATAACTTTCTGTCTGTGAGTTTGTAGCGTGTTAACTATCTAAAAACAAGTTGCCACCTTGGCACCCTGCCTGACCAGGAAgaagtgattgcagagccattggccattaccttttgaaaactcatggcgatcgggagaggtcccggacaactggaaaaaggctaatgtagtgcccatctttaaaaaagggaaggaggaggatccagggaactacaggccagtcagcatcacctcagtccctggaaaaatcatggagcaggtcctcaaggaatcaattctgaagca
The Eretmochelys imbricata isolate rEreImb1 chromosome 10, rEreImb1.hap1, whole genome shotgun sequence genome window above contains:
- the AQP9 gene encoding aquaporin-9, which gives rise to MNGQSKRTFKEKFALKNSFIKEALSEFLGTFILIALGCGCVAQDVLSRGAMGGTVTVAVGFAMAVTMAVYVSGGVSGGHINPAVSLAMCATGRLKWTKLPFYILAQFLGAFVGAAAVFGIYYDAFMNYSGGELIVTGSNATAHIFATYPAPHLSLISGFADQVMSTALLVLIVFAIFDTKNMGVPKGLEPIAVGLLILLLTCSLGMNSGCAMNPARDLSPRIFTAIAGWGFEVFTAGNNWWWVPTVAPMMGGVIGAVTYIIFIEIHHSDTQLEEDTDMYEKYELTNMEKEERICDQHPVRI